The nucleotide sequence TAAGTCTTAatccctgccttcaagaagcttaCAGTCTACTTGGTGAGTTAGAACTGTACTCAGTTCACTATAATACAAGGGACAGTAAAAtaaatactactactaataaagTAAGACTTCATAGATGTGGTAAACATTTAAGTAATATTTAAGATGAATCTGTTCCCAGAGATAGAGACtgggaaggcagagaagaagGGTCTGTCCACTGGATAAAGATTTATAGGCTTGGAAGGGATTGCAATAGTGATTAGTTCTATGAGACTGGGGCCAGATTATATTAGTTTTGAACCAAAAACCAAAAGTTTTAGGGTTGAATTCCTGTTACTCATGTTGACCATCTTGTATCTCATGAGTAGTATCACGGCATCAACCCTGGGAGAAAGCAAAGGGTATTAAACACAGAGACCACTTGGTGGTAGAAAACAGCTCCACACAACAGCCACCAATTTCTCCATGATCCCATTTCAGAGGCATAAGTGTATTAGGTCAGTTTTAATGCTTAAGTAGAAATAGCCTTTTATAACTTTGACCTTTCTTCTTCTAATTTATtaacataattataattatttacattttactcTATTGTCTTTCTTCAGGTAGCAATGCCGACAAAGCCAACGGATGGAGCGAATCTCTCTGTGGTGTCAGAGTTTGTGTTCCTGGGACTCACCAATTCCTGGGAGATCCAACTTCTCCTCTTTGTGCTCTCCTCCACATTTTATGTGGCAAGCATGATGGGAAACTCCCTCATTATGCTCACTGTGACCTCTGACCCTCACTTACACTCCCCCATGTACTTTCTGTTGGCCAACCTCTCCTTCATTGACCTGGGAGTTTCTTCTGTCAGTTCTCCCAAGATGATTTATGACCTTTTCAGAAAGCATAAAGTCATCTCCTTTAGTGGCTGCATCACTCAAATTTTCTTCATCCACATCATTGGTGGTGTGGAGATGGTACTGCTCATAGCCATGGCCTTTGACAGATATGTTGCCATATGTAAGCCTCTCCACTAtctgaccatcatgagccccaaAATGTGCATCTTCTTTTTAGTGGCTGCCTGGGTGATTGGTCTTATCCACTCCATGGTTCAATTGGTTTTTGTGGTAAACTTACCCTTCTGTGGTCCTAATGTGTTAGATACCTTTTACTGCGACCTTCCTCGGTTCATCAAACTTGCCTGCACAGACACCTACCAACTAGAGTTCATGGTCACAGCCAACAGTGGGTTCATCTCTGTTGGCTCCTTCTTCATACTGATCATTTCCTATATCGTCATCATTCTCACTGTTCAGAAACGCTATTCAGCTGGCTCATCCAAGGCTCTGTCCACACTATCAGCTCACATCACTGTGGTAGTCTTGTTCTTTGGTCCTTTGATATTTTTCTACACATGGCCATCTCCCTCCACACACCTAGATAAGTTTCTGGCCTTCTTTGATGCAGTTCTCACTCCTTTCCTCAATCCTATCatttacacattcaggaatcaagAAATGAAGGCGGCAATGAGGAGAGTATATAGACAGCTGGTGAATTACAGGAAGACATCTTAAATGATTCCTGTATTGTGAAGAGGCCTTGTTAATTACTGATGTTCATTATTAATGGTCAAACTCAGAGAAAAGCTCTTGGTTTTACTATCTTGATTTGATTATACACACTGATAGTCTATTTTATCTTTCACTAGGAAGAAAGGATATTCACTTTTGAAATGAGAGAGCTACATACAAAGTATTTGTAAACCAAAGATTATAATAATCTTGAGCCTAAATTCCTGAGGAATAATACTTGCATGAAGTAATTTTCAGAAATACATGAAGGAAGTCTTCTGTAAGGCCTTCAGAACAGAGAGAAGTATCTTTTAATCCACCATAATTCAATATGACTTTGTCTTAACTTGACTACATCTGCAAgcaccctatttccaaatatggtGACATTCACAGATAttagggattaggatttcaacatgtctATTTGGTGGACACAAATCAACCCACAACAGTAGGTGGTATAGGAATCTTGTACTATACTAGATATAGTACATATATTGTTGTAGCATAGCTACCTATTAATCaaagtgaaaatatatttaaaataaacaaaacagtagAAGGAACTTTAGCTCTTTCATAGGGaattaactatattttaaaatagcagaGAGTATAAAGTCAGCATAAGGCACAAAAAGTTATTCTTGGGAGCTAAGGAATCTCTGCTAACTAGGAAGATTACACAGAAGGTAAAGAATAACATTTGCAGCCTTTAGTCAAGAGCAGAATGaatataccaaaataaatttgTCATGTTATTCtaacagagagaaaaccaaattctagtcTTGCTTCAATATAGTATTTGTGGTAAAGCAttcctaagattttaaaaataaacccatCAAACTGAGCTGTACAAACTTTGCCAAAATATTAATAcatattatttcttcatttcagaCTCATTAtttgaagatatatatatatatatataccactacAACCAGGGAAAATAGAAGTTGCTTCCTATACCTTCTGCAGTTTTCTATCTCCACTGAGTTTTCTCTTTTactctcctctttcagatgctGGAATAACTAGATGTTTTATCTTAGGATAAatctatcctttttttccccttgataaACAAACTAGATCCTATTACCTTGCGTAGTCAATCATACTTTTTGACTAGAATTACTTCTAATACAGTCTCAAACACCCATTTTATGACTTTAACCAGAGTAACTAACTGTTATTTCACAGACAGTACTCTGTTTAAAAAGTACAGAGCCTGACAATAGTTTAAGTGGCAAAAATTGACTTTAATCAggaactattgcaatagggggaaaagagaagacagtATAGAACTGGGCTTAATTTCTAATATAATTAGaacaagtgggaatttatagccaaaaAGCAGATGGGGCTGTGGGAGGCAAGGGGTGGGGAGTTGCTGCAtggaaattactaagaggagacatTAAGGGTAGGGAGAattcttgctaaactgacctaacaggattcttgctgagaGCAGACCATGGATCAAATACCAAGAGCAGGGGTTTAGGAATTTTATCAGATATCAAAGGTGAAGGATTTTCTCTAAACTGACCTAATAAAGTTGTTGCTACAACTGGGCTATGCAAGCCCAGCAAGGACGGGCCCCAGGTGGACACCTGtggagaagagggctcagaggagcctgagtaACATTTTGTCAAGGAGAGAGTCCTTGTCAGCCTAAAGGTGGTAATTGAAAATTATCGGTCATATGTAATTATTCTAGCAGACTAGCAAAGCTCAGGAACACTCAAAATATGACTCCATACTGGCACAAACATCCTAgttacactttcttttttttttaatcttttttttttttttttgagaggaagatcagccctgagctaacatccatgctaatcctcctctttttgctgaggaagaccggttctgagctaacatctattgccaatcctcctccttgtttttttgtccccccaaagccccagtagatagtcgtatgtcatagttgcacatccttctagttgctgtacgtgggacacggcctcagcatggccagagaagccgtgcgtcagtgcgcgcccgggatccgaacccgggccgccagtagatgAGCGCGCgcctttaaccactaagccacagggccggccctacaccTTCTTAAAGATAGTAAAGATTATTCTTAAAGTAGCCAAAATTAACACATTTACTAACAGGAGCCAAAGATATAGACAATTTATAAAGGTATAAGTGAAGTGATACACACACACCATGACCAATGTTTCAATACtcaatcttatttaaaaattacctaATGAATATCTACTAATTACTTTATTAACACTAAACCAAAATCTTAAAACAACTGAGGATCTTAGAAGTTACATTTCAGTGGACTCATTATAAAACTGTCATAGTTATAATTCCAATTGATTGaacatataattttacattttctgtaattttaaataCTTCCTTTATGCACCATTCTGACAATATCAGGAAGAAAACCTATACAAACAAGTCTGTATTGTCCAAgaatttgttttgattatttgaatttgaatttttatataaaaatg is from Diceros bicornis minor isolate mBicDic1 chromosome 5, mDicBic1.mat.cur, whole genome shotgun sequence and encodes:
- the LOC131405382 gene encoding olfactory receptor 4F3/4F16/4F29-like, giving the protein MPTKPTDGANLSVVSEFVFLGLTNSWEIQLLLFVLSSTFYVASMMGNSLIMLTVTSDPHLHSPMYFLLANLSFIDLGVSSVSSPKMIYDLFRKHKVISFSGCITQIFFIHIIGGVEMVLLIAMAFDRYVAICKPLHYLTIMSPKMCIFFLVAAWVIGLIHSMVQLVFVVNLPFCGPNVLDTFYCDLPRFIKLACTDTYQLEFMVTANSGFISVGSFFILIISYIVIILTVQKRYSAGSSKALSTLSAHITVVVLFFGPLIFFYTWPSPSTHLDKFLAFFDAVLTPFLNPIIYTFRNQEMKAAMRRVYRQLVNYRKTS